AGCCGGGGCTGGGGGCGCTACCGCAGACGGCCTCGCTGTTCGCCGTGGCGACGATCGGGACGCTCGCCGCCTTGCATCTTGCGCTCGGTATACTGCTTGCCCTGGCGCCACTGGCGATCCTGGCACTGCTGTTCGACGGCACGCTCGGTCTGTTCAATGGCTGGATGCGCGCGCTGGTCGGCGTGGCACTGGGTGGCCTTGCCGCGACGATCGTCACGGCGGTGATGTTGATCCCGATCGAGCAGGAGGTGCTGCGGCTGCAGGGTTGGCGTGGGGGCGGGGTGCTCGCGGTGGTCGATACGCAGGCGCTTCCGACCCTGGTGTTGGCTTGCGCGATGGCGATGCTCGTCGGCGTATTGGCGGCGGTGCGGATGGGGAGTGCGTTACGCTACGCGCCCGGGACAGCGGGCAGCTGGAGTTCCGTCGCGCGGCACAACAACCGCTCGGATATCGCGGTGTCGGCAACGACGCAGGGTGCGCCCGGAAACACGCGGAGCATCGCCATACCCGGCCGCGACCGCGCCGCAGGTGTGGCGGAGGCGCTGGCGACGACGGTGCGGCGCGAGCAACGGTCGGGTGGCCCTGCAGTACCCAGTGAGGCGGGGGCACGCGGCGCACTGATCAGAAACGGACAACAGGACCGGCAGGCGTCGGTAGCTGGCGGGCAGGGGCCGGCGGCACGCCGGACGACGCTGCGCCGCTCGCGCGTCGCCGCGTCGCGAGACAAGGTGGGGCAGTGAAGAAGGATTATCACGATCAGGCGACGAGCTGGGCGCTGGACCGCGAGGTGCAGGCCGCGCGGTCGCGCCGCACCGCCTGGACGGTCGCCGGCGTCGCGGTCGCGGTTGGCCTGTTCGAGGCCGTGGCGCTGGCGATGCTCGCGCCGCTGAAGACGGTCGAGCCGATCACCCTGCTCGTCGATCGGCAGACGGGTTTCGTCCAGGCGCTCAATCCGCTCGCACCGCAACGCGTTGCGGCGGATGAGGCGCTGACCCAATCCTATCTTGCCCAATATGTGACCGCGCGCGAAGGATTCGACCGTGCGACGGTGCGGCTCGACTATCGCAAGGTCGCGCTCTGGTCGGGCGGGGCGGCGCGCAGCCGTTATCTGGCTTCGATGCCTGCGACCAATCCGGATAGCCCGCTTGTCCGCTATCCCGCTGGCACGACCGTCACCGTCCGGGTGAAGAGCGTGTCGCGGCTCGGGCAGAACGTGGCGCTGGTGCGCTTCGACACGCAGCGCGTTGATCGCGACGGGCAGGTCGCGCAAGCCTCGCCCTGGGTCGCCGTCATCCGATACCATTTCGTCGATGCGCCCATGGCCCTGTCCGACCGGTTGCTCAATCCGCTCGGCTTCCAGGTGACGGGCTATCGCCGCGATGCCGAGGCGGTGCCGACCGCCGATGCGCCGGTGGCGACCTCGGAGCCGATCGTCGCGCCGGCAAGCGTCCCTCTCCGGTCGCTAGCCCCCGCTGTGAACGCCGCGCCGGTCAGACGGGTTTCCGCGCAGACGACGCGACCGATCCCGGCAGAAGCAGAACAACGCGCTGACGAGCCCGCGTATCGGTTCGGCATGCCGCGCGCGGTGCCGATCAATCAATTGCCGATGGGGTCGCCGCTTTCGCCGGCCGTGCCAGCGCCCGTCGCGATGGCGGCGCGACCGTGATCCTCGCCATGCTCGCCCTCCTAGCCCCGCAGGCGCTGTTCCAGCCGTCCGACCCGCGCATCCAGACGCTCGACTATAATCCGGGGCAGGTGGTGACGCTGTCGGTGGCGCAGGGCTATGCGACCGTCGTCGAGCTGTTGCCCGAGGAGCGCGTCGATACCGTCGTCGTCGGCAACAGCGCCGGCTGGCAGGTCACCGCCGCGCGGGCCGGCGATAGGATCGTCGTCAAGCCGCTGCAAGGCGCGACGACCACCAACCTCGTCGTCATCACCGATGCGCATCGCTACGCCTTCCTGCTGCAGCCGGGCGAGGGCGGGATGGGCAGCCCGTTCATCGTCCGCTTCACGACGCCGGTCGACCCACGCAGCGATGCGGTTTTGCTGGCGCAGACGCGCAGCTTCCGCCTGTCGGGCGACAAGGGCCTATTGCCGCTCGAGATGTCCGGCGATGGCCAGCGCACGCGCATCCGCTGGAAGGCCGATGCGCCGTTGCCGGCGATCTTCGCCGACGATGCGCATGGCAAGGAGACGCTCGTCAACGGCCGGATGGTCGACGGCGTCTATGTCGTCGAGGGGGCGGCGAAACGCTACACCTTTCGCATCGGCAGGCGCCGTGCCGTCGCAATGATGGTCGCAGCCGGGACGCCGCGATGACCGCCGGGCCCCTGCACGACCATGACCCGCGCCCCGTCGTGCGGCTGCCGCGCGCCGGCGTCCCTGGCATTGCCATTGCGGGCGGCGCAGTACTCGCCGCAGGTCTGCTGTTCGCGGTGCTCGATGGCCGGCGCCGTGACGATACAACCGCCGCGAAAGCGGATGCGGCCCAGCAGGCGAACGCCTTCGCACCGCCACCCGCGCTCGCCATGCCGCCCGAGGTGCAAGCGGCACCACAGCCACCGGTCGTGATGATGGTGCCGCCGACACCAGTGCCGCCATCCGCACCACCGCGCCCCTATGTCGCGCCATCTCTCCCCGCGCCGGTGATCGTCGCCGCTCCGCCGCAGCCACTGCTCGTTCCGCAACCGCAGCCGCTAACGGTCCGCGAGCGTGCGACGCGAGAGAGCGAGGAGCCACAGGCGCTGATCATCGATGGCGGCATCGAGCGCCAGGTCGCGGCGACGGGCCAGCCGGCGAGCCGGCCGAGCCAGGACGGCAACCAGCAGCGCAATCCGCTGGCAC
This portion of the Sphingomonas sp. FARSPH genome encodes:
- a CDS encoding virB8 family protein, whose protein sequence is MKKDYHDQATSWALDREVQAARSRRTAWTVAGVAVAVGLFEAVALAMLAPLKTVEPITLLVDRQTGFVQALNPLAPQRVAADEALTQSYLAQYVTAREGFDRATVRLDYRKVALWSGGAARSRYLASMPATNPDSPLVRYPAGTTVTVRVKSVSRLGQNVALVRFDTQRVDRDGQVAQASPWVAVIRYHFVDAPMALSDRLLNPLGFQVTGYRRDAEAVPTADAPVATSEPIVAPASVPLRSLAPAVNAAPVRRVSAQTTRPIPAEAEQRADEPAYRFGMPRAVPINQLPMGSPLSPAVPAPVAMAARP
- a CDS encoding type IV secretion system protein — encoded protein: MTLACVPVDADAGVVLHFAANAECAAQTIGADGFQAMIGGPVAAGLLSALVTIFVAIIGYRLVLGNAPRFDEGIGRVLRLGIVLALVTGWPAFQTLVYDTTTQAPEELAATILPAAGLSPTGLPERVQAIYDAMRLGASGDPRAADPQQVASTATTPNQPGGAPGPVTSQQPANGQPGLGALPQTASLFAVATIGTLAALHLALGILLALAPLAILALLFDGTLGLFNGWMRALVGVALGGLAATIVTAVMLIPIEQEVLRLQGWRGGGVLAVVDTQALPTLVLACAMAMLVGVLAAVRMGSALRYAPGTAGSWSSVARHNNRSDIAVSATTQGAPGNTRSIAIPGRDRAAGVAEALATTVRREQRSGGPAVPSEAGARGALIRNGQQDRQASVAGGQGPAARRTTLRRSRVAASRDKVGQ
- a CDS encoding TrbG/VirB9 family P-type conjugative transfer protein; translation: MILAMLALLAPQALFQPSDPRIQTLDYNPGQVVTLSVAQGYATVVELLPEERVDTVVVGNSAGWQVTAARAGDRIVVKPLQGATTTNLVVITDAHRYAFLLQPGEGGMGSPFIVRFTTPVDPRSDAVLLAQTRSFRLSGDKGLLPLEMSGDGQRTRIRWKADAPLPAIFADDAHGKETLVNGRMVDGVYVVEGAAKRYTFRIGRRRAVAMMVAAGTPR